The Dehalobacter sp. genome has a window encoding:
- the deoA gene encoding pyrimidine-nucleoside phosphorylase (Catalyzes the reversible phosphorolysis of thymidine, deoxyuridine and their analogues to their respective bases and 2-deoxyribose 1-phosphate): MRMVELIEKKKSGYPLTREEIRFIVQGYVQGNIPDYQVSAWAMAVYFKGMTVQETSELTMAMAESGDRLELSLPGKIFVDKHSSGGVGDKTTLVVAPLVAACGVPVAKMSGRGLGHTGGTIDKLSAIPGFRVELGEREFLQQVGRIGLAVIAQTGRMVPADKKLYALRDVTATIDSI; this comes from the coding sequence ATGAGAATGGTTGAGCTGATTGAAAAGAAGAAGAGCGGCTATCCGCTTACGCGAGAGGAGATCAGGTTTATCGTTCAGGGTTATGTTCAGGGAAACATCCCGGACTATCAGGTTTCGGCCTGGGCGATGGCGGTCTATTTTAAGGGGATGACGGTCCAGGAGACATCGGAGCTGACCATGGCGATGGCGGAGAGCGGAGACCGGCTTGAACTGTCTCTTCCGGGGAAAATATTTGTTGATAAGCATAGTTCCGGAGGTGTCGGGGACAAGACTACGCTGGTTGTTGCTCCGCTGGTGGCGGCCTGCGGCGTTCCGGTTGCCAAGATGTCCGGTAGAGGACTCGGACACACTGGGGGAACTATCGACAAGCTTTCCGCTATTCCCGGATTCCGGGTCGAGTTAGGGGAGCGGGAATTCCTGCAGCAGGTCGGCAGGATCGGCTTAGCGGTTATCGCTCAGACCGGAAGGATGGTTCCAGCAGATAAAAAACTCTATGCCTTACGGGATGTTACGGCAACCATCGATTCGATT
- a CDS encoding purine-nucleoside phosphorylase, with protein MINEQVMTTWLNGAQNFLLKKIPYIPELGIILGSGLGKLAELVEDAVVIPYSEIPHFPVSTVTGHSGKLIVGTLGDRKVMVLQGRFHYYEGYEMHEVTFPVRLMQTIGMKGLVVTNAAGGIHPDYRPGDLIVIKDHINLTGSNPLRGANLSNLGPRFPDLSEAYDGKWRELALSLMTEYGLNPRQGVYAALSGPSYETPSEIRYLRTIGADLVGMSTVPEVIVANHGGMKVLGISCVTNMAAGILEQKLDHQEVLATADRIEETFLRYMRQLIALLG; from the coding sequence ATGATTAATGAACAAGTCATGACGACATGGCTGAATGGTGCCCAAAACTTTCTGCTCAAAAAAATCCCATACATTCCTGAACTAGGAATCATTCTGGGCTCAGGTCTTGGCAAGCTGGCCGAACTTGTGGAAGATGCGGTCGTTATTCCGTACAGTGAGATCCCGCATTTCCCTGTGTCTACCGTTACAGGGCATTCCGGCAAGCTGATTGTAGGAACACTGGGGGATAGAAAGGTCATGGTTCTCCAGGGACGTTTCCATTATTACGAAGGTTATGAGATGCATGAAGTGACTTTCCCGGTCCGTCTGATGCAAACGATCGGGATGAAAGGTTTGGTCGTGACCAATGCCGCCGGCGGCATCCATCCGGATTACCGTCCCGGTGATCTGATTGTGATCAAAGACCATATCAATCTGACTGGAAGCAATCCGCTGCGCGGAGCGAATCTCAGCAATCTTGGACCGCGTTTTCCGGATCTCAGTGAAGCCTATGACGGCAAATGGAGAGAGCTGGCGCTCTCCCTGATGACGGAGTACGGCTTGAATCCCCGGCAGGGAGTCTATGCGGCTCTCAGCGGACCGAGCTATGAGACGCCTTCGGAAATCCGTTATTTGAGAACGATTGGGGCCGATCTTGTTGGGATGTCCACCGTACCGGAAGTCATTGTTGCGAATCATGGGGGGATGAAAGTACTCGGCATTTCATGTGTGACCAACATGGCCGCCGGGATCTTGGAGCAAAAGCTTGACCATCAGGAGGTATTGGCGACGGCGGATCGGATTGAGGAGACATTTCTGCGGTACATGAGGCAGCTAATCGCGTTGCTGGGCTAA